The genomic interval ATTGAAGTTCAATTcagcaagaatttgaggattgcacACCAATCCAatcagtaatttataaaaatgcttccCCAGATACACTGTACGCCGCGACTCAGGGGAACTATAACCCAGTGCTCCCTGTAGATAGGTACTTGGATAGAGCCAGGGATAGCGACCATAAAGAACCAAGTAAGCATATCTGAGAAACTTTTTCTGCACTCTCTCGTTTCTCAAACAATGGATCCCATCACTAGGGCTCCATATAATGGATGAGAACTCGAGAATGCTAGCGAATTATATAGCATACGGAGTACCAAggcactctggaaaggtttacttGCACGCAGTATGAAATCCAACATTTTAAGAGCTCTCGAACAAAGAATATCAATGTGCCGTCCAAAATCAAGATTCGCGCAGAACAAGATTCCCAGATCACTGAAACTCACAACCGAATTTAGCCCAATTCCATTTAATTGGTAAGAGTAATAAAATTGGTTTCTCGATCTGGTGAAGCTAAGAAAGCAGCATTTCTCGATGTTAAACGGTAACAAGTTCGTCGTTGACCAATTGAAAACCGCGTCCAAATCCGACTGAAGGTCAGCCGAATTGCAATGGGGACCAAtagatttgaataatttgagatcgtcagcaaacaataaaaattcagaGTGATTAATTACTCtagaaatatcattaataaatatgttGAAGAGCAGGGGACCCATATAAGAACCCTGAGAGAAACCAGAAAGGGTAGGGTATTCGTCGGAAACTCTGCCGCAGTATTACTTTATAAAAGActtattttagaaaaatattatcAGATAATCCCAGACAGCTCAGTTTAACGATTAAAATCTGGTGATTGACAAGGTCAAAGTCCTTTTTGAAATCCGTATAGACAACATCAACCTGCCCTCCGACATCAAGTGATTTAGTAACGTAGTTTGACAGAAAGAGTAAATTCGTAACTGTCAATCGGGACCGACTAAATCCATGCTGTTGATCAATGATAAAAGGATCACAGTGTCTATAGAGGTATCTGTCGATAATTATTTCAAAGAGTTTGGCAGGAGCTGATAGAACGGCTATAGGTCTGTGACTGTCTACCAGTTGCCTACCACCCTTTTTGAAAACAGGAATTACTTTAGAGATTTTCCATTGATCTGGAAAAACTCCATATTTgagacataaattaaaaataaagtgcaGAGGCTGAGCTAGAACTATCTGACAGCTCTTCAAGacaagtgctgaaataaaatcCGGTCcagctgaaaatttacatatgtacattgtatgtatatgtacatatgtagtacattacatgtgtatgtatgtatgtatttgtcttGTACTCAtccgcatatatatatatacccacaaatattgatatttgaagaatatttgaatataaaattagattaattaaataaaaaaataataatttaaaaataaattgtaatatctAGAAATTTTACTAAAACATTGTGTATATATACCCGATACAAAACTTCGGCTTGCATAAATGTGACATGCATCGATAAGACTCAAAATAAACGCTGAAATTCATACAAGAGAGCTCGATTCCGGCGAGCATTTCGCACGCGGACAAACAAACGTAAGGCGAAGAGATTCGTCCGGTCATCGCGAGATTTTCCGCGCGAGTTGATAAGAAAAGCGCATGTTTTCCCGCCGCATCGGTTTGATAACGGGGGTGCCAAAGGGGGTGGCGAGGGCGATCGAAGGGGTGGATGGGGGGGGGGCGAAAAGGGGGGGGGAGTCGCGTCGGTTCATTCCGCCGCGGGCCGCGAAACGGGCAGCACCTCGCGACCGCacaaccacccccccccccagctTGAGAACCGCTGAAAACCGCGACCGCGCGGAAAATCCCGCGTTTCGAATTTCGCGCGTCGCAATCGCTCGCTCCGACCGACCGCCAGACGGCGCCACTTTCAACGCGCCGCGTGCGCGCGCAACTCACACAAACCGACCCCATCTGACGACTGGTCCTTGtttactatttatgtatatatatgtatgtatgcatgtgcatacatatgatgTGCGATTGTACAATGACGATGATGAATGCCGGCCGATTGTGATGTTCTGATTTGTGTGTgttgtcgtcgtcgtcgtcgctgactttttcttcatttcctttatttattttcgagttTTTGACTTTTGACTTTGAGGTGCTGGCCCGTCGATTTCGCCACCTGACGACGTTGGACGATCGCTGAGCGTGGAGGGTGCGTAGTATGGAGGCAACCTACAACGTCGGCACTGATGTAGACGTGTGCAGAATGTTCGACCAGTATTTGTATAAGGTATTTttatcagagaaatgttataataatagaagcggcctttcgaatacatttcttgtttcaataacacgcgtaccgtttccataactacgcaatattgtGCGCGTGTGCGTAAGCTATTGCCGAATGCCGACGCTTTTATGGAAACTTTCAAATACGATgttgatttaataatatgttacttaaatgatcaatttaattataaaaatttatcccgtgttatttattttgtttttttgaatgcatcgtgcaatttttaacgatgcacttgcccgttgcccttgcccagagaagtttttatcagacatacatacaagcatcaaatacgactgatgctaaaattatttaggatcgtctgtggacaatcgtcacttgacaacaatataacgcctaaagccgcttctattattataaaatttctctgatttttattttatttttcagctttttttGTTCCCGCACATCTTGGCGATGCTGTGTAAGTTCCttctagggtttctgacccgggtcgacccgggacagacattcccggaaattcacgaaattttagttgtcccgtgtcccgggaattatTATCtcaaatcccgggaattggaatTTAAAAATCTTGATTTTCACGATAGCATGAAGAGAAATAATacatcaaataaagtaaaatattctcaaaagttTGTCGTTTAGCACTAAGTACAGTGCATTCtccgaacgtggaagttttatgagcataatggtttgcgtttggccaaaatcgtttcttgtaattctatttttggaaaatctcaattccgaaggacttgaccttaccgatgaattattccaagaatttaaaattaaaatcgaagaaagaagaagcccaaaactgatttttttaatacaaattttaaatagtttttttaccgatttttataccgaacaaaacattatttaaatgttttgttcggtacatatgtacatatgtatatcctcggtctccgtgacgagccggaatgtgaaattaccgaaaacgcaaatatcggaaggcaaagatcgaaaatcgaaagatcttaagtcgaaagatcaaaaaaaagggtgcatggtaaacgggaggaaaagcctgttcctcttgttcctgttgtatcctgctcgcgcaaattaagtgagtgtgtACCATTTACCACGCagccttttttttgatctttcgattttcgatctttgccttccgatatttgcattttcggtaatttcacattccgggccgtgaggtagacccgtatatcctacggtgaaactattatgaagacagaatatccttcttgtattgacgattccacaatgaaagaaactcttttaatgaagaattaaatactgagttatcaaagacaaatatacaaaataacgtatataaaaataacccCAACttcaaaaaagaaattaaaatatacatataaaacatacatgctgacaggaaaaaaaactgataatttaaaaaaattgttttcgtccttttttaataataaaaccaacttcgactgaaactgaaagagtttttacCATTGCTGGaattttttgtaccaaatctaggaatagactttcggattcccatttaaatattttagtattcttaagaagctactttaaataagtttacttttataattacattttttccagttaatagatatattatgtattgtttacatttttttatattttgtaaataattaaatatttttttttattaataaaaataaattgaaaaaaaaatgttttttacaagtgtcccgggatcccgggaatcccgggaacgatacCGGGCTCCGTCCCACGTCCCGAGAATTGAAAAAGTCtgggaatacagaaaccctagCTTCCTTCGATTATCGGTTGTGGAAACCGAGTTggcatattttgtttttactttattaaatgAAGGCGTTAGAGGTGTTGATTCTAATATGgattttcatatatgtgtacatatcagTGACGTGCTGtaaaaatctccctgtttttatcgcacagctgtGCTGACGTGTGCGAAAgaaggatacaaggggactagatAACGTCATACAGATTCCTCCACGGCATGCTACTGCtattttttcctttgtaaggtctcaccttgaatttgcctcaattatctggtcacctttttatttatcccatattaattgtattgagaaagttcaacttaaatttattaaatccttacgctacctttttcctacctatacccattctactgtttccgacattttaaaaatcctttcttttaacaatctttctgtcaggcgacgacattctgatgctatattcttctttaagctcataaatggttttcttgattgttctgatttactgaataaggttaatttcagaatcccagttcgatactctagacgcgttgcactcttttcacttgatcctttcaatactaattcccaaaaatatttttatctgcagcgcgtttatcgtatgtttaacggagagctgaatgaggttgatctgtttggtatttccctacatcaattcaggtctaacatcaagagaatcttgaccgattgattcattttttctcctattctatttttccaatatttccattatttttatactttagtttagttatgtaatgtgctatttaatcatattatagctttcattcttttccttttcatttgtttattttgtatttacctttttcatttgttttttatatttgtaaatttcaatttcttcttatattctatcttataaccttttccaaatattttaatactatagtttaattatgcaatgtactacatattttgtcatgcctttattctttactttttaattttgttttccttatatttatctttttcatttttgtaaaaatctattattggactcggatgttacatatattatttatttactttttgttttttttatacctatctctgtacatcctgtctgttgatttttcaattaataaaataaaaataaaataaataaaaaatatatttatgtaggtatatatgtatgctagtagtataaattcaaattgatttaaCCAAATTTAgtctatttgtaaataaattatttattttagcttATTTagtcagtatatgtacatacatatataagaatggACATAATCGGAAAATTAGAAATTTATCTTAAGATTTacgtttgtaaaaaataatgtttgattttaatttaaaaaaattgagataCACTATTTTCAACCCCTTTCGATGCTTGAGGAGTGTTATAATCGATTTTGAAGATATATCGCGtatgcataatatgtatgtatgtatgtatgtattcaaaattGCATGCATAATGCATGTGCATTTGATTTACGCCCAAAATTCGATTCATCTAGCGTTGGATATTGGATGGGCGCAGTCTTCCGATACACGAATTTGTCTGCAAACAAACATTGGGATTGCGAGTACATATTGAAGACGGCTGCCTCGCATTCGAATTACAAATCGTTACGCTAACTTTGAAACCCCATAAGTCCACTTACATATGttcaaaataatgttttcttaaTATCTTACAATTATAAgtcatattacaattatttcaaatcaaccaatgtatatttttttcaaaaccgtGACGTGACGGTAAAAATAATGTTGAACGTGGTTCAAAATTTAGGgcagtaaaataattttcattttcccGAGAAAAACGTAATTTTGGATTTATGAGGTTTATAAGTCCTGTGTATGATCTATAATTTTTATCGTAATATAATTGGACGTGTATTTTATATTAGGTATGAATAAtaagtgtatgtgtgtgtgtaaaagtGATGACATAACGTTTATGAATAACAAAACCCTATTTCTGCCAAAttctgtatttgtatatattatatatgcatcatCACACTTTACTATGCCCTGTTTTacttcatattatacatttatgtatgtatgtagattactTGGCTCCGTTTGCCTTGTTTACACACAGTAATTAATATTCCGAACGATGGGTAGATACAGTACTTACAGAATAtgcttcaataatatttttcaatctaCATAATACCTATTCTACTGTATTCTGAAAATGTGTTCCTGGAAAATGGATGGGATCGTTAACCTTTGTAATATCTCGATTTTCATCTTGAATGTTGAGATATATCTTTTtgattatattcatttattattatacatttttagaaaaaaatattatttacatatgtatatctataataatatattcttacaCATAAATTTgcttgtatattataaatatttacctaTATCTCACATTATCTCttcctgtatgtatgtacacaaatgtattagtaattaaaattataaattttgattcccaaaatttaaattttgaaacttaATATACGTTAATACACGCATCTTAACTCCAGgtatatacagattttttttttaaaggaaattttaattaaataaatttaattagagTGCTGCATCGTTtccattataaattataatgattttatttaatattttatgtagatAGCTTtgtgcaaaatattttattaaatgactaacattttgtaattaatttcttattaaatccatatacgacaaaatatgtatatacatatataaaaaaaaatacattttaataaaattattaaaattaacgaTCGTCAATGAAAAGGAAGCGTAAAATTAGCCCACACTCATCTTCCACTTAATTCGAACACGTAACGAGCAGTAATTTGCCTGTTATGTAGTATGcgcactatatgtacatacatacatataatatgtacattcatacccAGTAAATGgggtttgtatgtatatttcgtcGGATAAAACGGCCATTGTTTGcgcaaaaaattgaaataacgaCATCCCATTATTGTTTAAATCGAATTTTGTAActttatattgatataaatacCCCATTAAACCATTGTGTGTACAGGCTTATACAGCCTATCACCCCTCccctttattatatgtataatagattatttttatcGTCATCGTTTTCCCATCAGTCGTTTAACGGGCGATTTGGAACGATCGCGGTTAACTTTTAACCTTTTGCAGTCGACGGGTTTAATTGACCATTAAACGTTGCTCTGTTACCCGAATACATCACAAAACTTTTCGCATTAAAATGCCTCCATTCGAAAGATTTAAAGGGTTTACATTCATTGACTTCCAACTTGATAACTTATTCTtacttatataatttaatcCGTGCATGTATGGATGCGTGTGTAGGATGTGTGTAGCTCGCCGTTTACTCGCTGACTTGccaaaatttatacacataacTTTGTCTATTATCGAAGTTGTAATCCACATACGAAACTATCGGCGATGGCAATTTAGAATTTGTGGTCGATGATTTAAAATGCATCAGCTGTGAATTGGCTCTGAAGCGTTTTGATGGGCATGTTACACGGTTTTGATGAATGGAGCAGTTTATCGTTGTGCAGCAACAGTCAGTCAAGTAATTGATGACTAATGGCCGGACAATAAATCTTAATTTAGTCTGTTTTTTTCGTCTATTAAATCCATGATTGTTTTCAATTAACAGCTATCAGCACTCATATTGTCTTATTCCATTTATTGACGTTAATTATATATGGTCGTTGTCGGCGATGAACACATCAACAGGCCACTTCCAGTGTTGCGTGAAAATCAAGTGCATGTGCAACGTCAACCGTGTCCCGATCGAGTCATTTATGCTTACTAAAAGTTCTCGCATATGTACTTTTGTTAATGTActcgtacatatgcatgtatttacgACTCGGATAAATTTTTGTGTCGATCATGCTGGCCTCTCtcaaacaaaaatgaaattctttggaaaaaaatattaaattttactcaTTCGTTGCTTTTTGTGTGGTTTTCGTCAAATTTCCGCTGACCGGAAATGATATTTTACTCTCGTATCATATTTGATTCGTGAATGCTCTCTAACAAATACACAGTAAACTGATGTATCTATTTCatgtgaacaatttttttttatgatcacATAAAAAAGTTcatagttatttaaaaaaatatgggatAACTCCGGCTATTTACTACATACTTACTTTTATAGAGTATTGGAAATTCAAATCCTACATCTGATATAGTGCAAAGCCTTGAAGGGTTGATAGCTTATATCACtaagaacattttgagccacataTACCTCAatacaaatacatttatatgttatgatttttttttaatttttttttaaagatttttaataaaagccCCAAATCTCAcaattaattgctaatactgcccaagttaaaagtggtatgtAGGTCAATTTTTTGTTGCTTTTCTAATGATAAAttatcaatcaaataaaaacaaatacaaccatctgtgtcaacagaaaaaaaat from Arctopsyche grandis isolate Sample6627 chromosome 9, ASM5162203v2, whole genome shotgun sequence carries:
- the LOC143917298 gene encoding uncharacterized protein LOC143917298; its protein translation is MTGRISSPYVCLSACEMLAGIELSYQWKISKVIPVFKKGGRQLVDSHRPIAVLSAPAKLFEIIIDRYLYRHCDPFIIDQQHGFSRSRLTVTNLLFLSNYVTKSLDVGGQVDVVYTDFKKDFDLVNHQILIGSYMGPLLFNIFINDISRVINHSEFLLFADDLKLFKSIGPHCNSADLQSDLDALHQIEKPILLLLPIKWNWAKFGCEFQ